The following proteins are co-located in the Pseudomonas sp. ATCC 13867 genome:
- a CDS encoding HD domain-containing protein has translation MSLDLNGVNVPDSALARAITEMVRDNATPLLFHHSSRVYYWGALTGVRKGLAYDAELLYAGAMFHDMGLMPRYCSRCERFEVDGADCAAEFLRSHGIAQDDIETVWTAIALHTTPGIPRHMKAEIALVTAGVEMDVLGIAHDQFPAAQREAVVAAHPRGGQFKQDILQAFYDGIKGKPQTTFGNVKADVLAMKDPDFVRGNFCEVILGSAWDS, from the coding sequence ATGAGCCTCGACCTGAACGGCGTGAACGTCCCCGACAGCGCACTCGCCCGCGCCATCACCGAAATGGTCCGCGACAACGCCACGCCCCTGCTCTTCCACCACTCCTCGCGCGTCTACTACTGGGGCGCGCTGACCGGTGTGCGCAAGGGACTGGCGTATGACGCCGAACTGCTCTATGCCGGCGCCATGTTCCATGACATGGGCCTGATGCCGCGCTACTGCAGCCGGTGCGAACGCTTCGAAGTGGACGGCGCCGACTGCGCCGCCGAGTTCCTGCGCAGCCACGGCATCGCGCAAGACGACATCGAGACGGTCTGGACCGCCATCGCCCTGCACACCACGCCGGGTATCCCGCGGCACATGAAGGCGGAGATCGCCCTGGTCACCGCCGGCGTGGAAATGGACGTGCTGGGTATCGCCCACGACCAGTTCCCCGCGGCCCAGCGTGAGGCCGTGGTCGCCGCCCATCCGCGCGGCGGACAGTTCAAGCAGGATATCCTGCAGGCCTTCTACGACGGCATCAAAGGCAAGCCGCAAACCACCTTCGGCAACGTCAAGGCCGACGTGCTGGCGATGAAGGACCCGGACTTCGTGCGCGGCAACTTCTGCGAGGTGATCCTCGGCTCCGCCTGGGACAGCTAA
- a CDS encoding LysR substrate-binding domain-containing protein — MLRPELLRTFVRVAELASFTQAGEQLGLPRSTVSEHIQALEELLGTRLLQRTTRKVTVTQDGLVLYERGKDMLAQLDGLQGLFRQQDEALSGRLRVDMPTVMARKLLMPRLGEFLARHPALDLEVSCTDRRVDLVREGFDCVVRAGAVGDPSLVARLLGRTPQVTCASPAYLAAHGVPRSLADLAGHRLIHYASVLGARSAGFEYLQNGETRSLPMAGALSVNNAEAYESACLGGLGLIQVPLHGVRDELEAGRLVRVLEDVALPSMDVSLLYAHRHLPQRVRVFMRWLTQLLGEPGVLGPPVSARG, encoded by the coding sequence ATGCTCCGTCCCGAACTCCTGCGCACTTTCGTCCGCGTCGCCGAACTGGCCAGCTTCACCCAGGCCGGCGAACAGCTCGGCCTGCCGCGTTCCACCGTGTCCGAGCACATCCAGGCGCTGGAGGAACTGCTCGGCACTCGCCTGCTGCAACGCACCACGCGCAAGGTCACGGTGACCCAGGATGGCCTGGTGCTCTACGAGCGCGGCAAGGACATGCTCGCCCAGCTGGACGGGTTGCAGGGCCTGTTCCGCCAGCAGGACGAGGCCTTGAGCGGGCGGCTGCGGGTGGACATGCCGACGGTGATGGCGCGCAAGCTGCTGATGCCGCGCCTGGGCGAGTTCCTCGCGCGGCATCCGGCGCTGGATCTGGAGGTGAGCTGTACCGACCGTCGCGTCGACCTGGTGCGCGAAGGTTTCGACTGCGTGGTGCGGGCCGGGGCGGTGGGCGATCCGTCGCTGGTGGCGCGCCTGTTGGGGCGGACGCCCCAGGTCACCTGCGCCAGCCCCGCATACCTGGCGGCTCATGGCGTACCGCGGAGCCTGGCGGACCTGGCCGGGCACCGGCTGATCCATTACGCCAGCGTGCTGGGTGCGCGGTCGGCGGGCTTCGAGTACCTGCAGAACGGCGAGACGCGCAGCCTGCCGATGGCCGGTGCGCTGTCGGTGAACAATGCCGAGGCCTACGAGAGCGCCTGCCTGGGCGGACTGGGACTGATCCAGGTGCCGCTGCACGGGGTGCGCGACGAGCTGGAGGCGGGGCGGCTGGTGCGGGTGCTGGAGGACGTGGCGTTGCCGTCGATGGACGTCTCGCTGCTCTACGCCCACCGCCACCTGCCGCAGCGGGTGCGGGTGTTCATGCGCTGGCTGACGCAACTGCTGGGCGAGCCCGGTGTATTGGGCCCGCCAGTCTCCGCACGGGGTTAG
- a CDS encoding SDR family NAD(P)-dependent oxidoreductase — protein sequence MTHKIALITGASRGLGRNAALHLAAAGIDIIGTYRSQADEARAVAAEIQQRGGRALMLPLDVADSASFGAFAQQIGDGLRSHFGRDRFDFLLNNAGIGIHAAFAETTEAQFDQLLNIQFKGPFFLTQALLPLIADGGRILNVSTGLTRFALPGYGAYAAMKGAMEVLTRYQAKELGARGIGVNIIAPGAIETDFGGGLVRDNAEINRQIASNTALGRVGLPDDIGGAIAMLFADGSRWINGQRIEASGGMFL from the coding sequence ATGACCCACAAGATCGCTCTCATCACCGGCGCCAGCCGTGGCCTCGGCCGCAACGCCGCCCTGCACCTCGCCGCCGCCGGCATCGACATCATCGGCACCTACCGCAGCCAGGCCGACGAAGCCCGCGCCGTGGCCGCCGAGATCCAGCAACGCGGCGGCCGCGCCCTGATGCTGCCGCTGGACGTCGCTGACAGCGCCAGCTTCGGCGCCTTCGCCCAGCAGATTGGCGACGGCCTGCGCAGCCACTTCGGCCGCGACCGGTTCGACTTCCTGCTGAACAACGCCGGCATCGGCATTCACGCCGCCTTTGCCGAAACCACCGAGGCGCAGTTCGATCAGTTGCTGAACATCCAGTTCAAAGGTCCGTTCTTCCTCACCCAGGCACTGCTGCCGCTGATCGCCGACGGCGGACGCATCCTCAACGTTTCCACCGGCCTGACCCGCTTCGCCCTGCCCGGCTACGGCGCCTACGCCGCCATGAAAGGCGCGATGGAAGTGCTGACCCGCTACCAGGCCAAGGAACTGGGCGCGCGCGGCATCGGCGTGAACATCATCGCCCCCGGCGCCATCGAAACCGACTTCGGCGGCGGCCTGGTGCGCGACAATGCCGAGATCAACCGGCAGATCGCCAGCAACACCGCCCTGGGCCGGGTCGGCCTGCCGGACGACATCGGCGGCGCCATCGCCATGCTGTTCGCCGACGGCAGCCGCTGGATCAACGGCCAGCGCATCGAAGCCTCGGGCGGCATGTTCCTCTGA